From the Acidimicrobiia bacterium genome, the window CCCACGTGTCGAGCTCTGCGACCCTGAAGTAGAGGACGATCGCCTCCTTCACCCACTCGTTGACGATCCACTCGCCGTCTCGTTTCTCCGCCACCCGCACCTCGCCCTTGTCGAGGGCGGCGATCGTCCGATGGACGGCGCCGATGGACTCGGGGTCTCCGAGGCGTCCCAGATCGGCGTACACGCCTTCGATGGTCTCTCGATCGGTCACGGGCCGAGTGCCGCCTGGATGACGGGCACGGCGTCGGCGCACTCCTCGACGGACGGCACGAGGGCGAGCCGGACGTATCCCTCTCCGCCCTCCCCGAAGAACCGTCCCGGCGACACGACCACCCCGCCGTCGAGCAGCCGGTCGGTGACCGCCAGGTCGTCGCCGACCTCGATCCACATGTACAAGCCGGCGTTCGATGCGACGGTGGTGAGGCCGATCTCGTCGAAGGCAGTGCGCAGCACGGCACGCTTGTGGGCGAAGACGTCCCGTCGTTTGGCGGCGTGGGCGTCGTCACTCCACGCCGCCGCCGCGGCCGCCTGCACGAAGTCGGGGGACGCCGTCCCGGTGGCGGTTCGCAGCTTCTTCAGCGCGGCGATCGCCTCGGGATCGCCGACCATGGCGCCCGAGCGGTATCCCGTCATGCCGCTGCGCTTCGAGCAGCTGAAGAACGCCAGCACGCCGGGAGCGCCGTCGCCGGCGACTTGGAGCACGGAAGGGGGCCCGTCCGGATACACGGCAGGCTCGTACACGTCCGCGTAGCACTCGTCGGAGCAGAGGAGGGCGCCGGAGGCGCGGGCGCGGTCGACGAGATCGGCGAGCTCGCCGGCGTTCGTCACCGACCCGGCGGGATTGTGCGGCGTGCAGATCCACACCATCCTGGCGCCTTCCCAGGCGGCATCGTCGATGTCGGATGCTCTCAGCACGAAGTCGCCGCCCAGCACGATCGGCTGGGTGTCCGCCCCTGCGAAGAGCGCTCCCCGCTCGTAGATCGGGTATCCGGGTGTCCCGTACACGATCGTGCGCTTCGCAGAGTCGCGGTCGACGAACGCCAGCGGCGCCGAGAACACCGCCTCCTTGGAGCCGGAAGTCGGCATCACCTGCGTGTCGGGATCGACCGATACGCCGAAGCGCCGCTTCAGGTAGTCGGAGATCGAACGGCGCAGCTCGGCGGTCCCTGCCGTCAGCGGGTACTGGGAGACCTCGGGCACCGCGTCGTGGAGCGCAGCCACCACCAGCTCGGGGGTCGGCTCCGTCGGGTCGCCGATCGAGAAGTCGATGACCCGACCGCCTGCGGCTCGCAGGGCGTGGGCACGCTCCTGGATCGTCGCGATCGGGTAGGCGCCGAGCCGTTCGAGCACCGGGTTCACGTCCATGACGCCAAGTTACTAGGAGGGTGCCGGACCAGGTCGTGGCGGGCCACGCCGGGTCATATCCGGCGGGCCACGCCGGGCCGCTCGAGGGCCCTCCCTACCATCGGCCGTCGCATGAACAGCACCCGCTACCGCGTCGTGTTCCTGTTGCTCGGTACCGCCCTCATCCTCGTGGTGATCGGGGCGGTGCTCCTCGCCCCGGGAGGCACCTCGGTGCCACTCCCCGACCAGATCGAGGAGGTGAGCCCGGCCGACGGCGCCATCGTGCTGCGCCAGGTCGGGCTGGAGATCGACATGCAGCCCGGGTACACGATCGACCTGATCGTCGACGGGGCAGCCATTCCGCCCGTCGAGGTCGACTTCACCGAGGCGACCGGGATCGCAACGTGGCGCCCCGGGCCGGGGATGACATTCGAGGTGTGGGCCCCTGGTACCCACACCATCGTGGTGGAGTGGGAGCGGGCGACGGGGCTGCCCGACCCGGGGCGCTATCTGTGGACGTTCCGGGTGCAGTGACGAAGGCGGCGGGCCAGGCCATCACCCCGGCGCTGCGGTACCCCATCGGCGGAACCCGAACGCCGAGTAGAGCGCCAGAGCGGCCTCGTTCGTCGATCGGACCCGCAGCGCCAGGGCTCGCGCCTCCTCGTGTGCCGCCACCTCGGCGAGGCATCGCTCGAGGAGGTGGCTGGCGACACCCCGCCGCCTGTGGGCGCGATCGGTGAAGATCTCGACGACGAAGGGGCACCGCGGCGTGTCGTCCCACGGGGCGCGGTGCACCGTGAGCACCGCGGCGACGACGTCGCCGCCGGACGTGGCGGCCAGCGATGCCTCCTCCCACGGATCGCCGTAGGCGCCGCCGAACGTGGCGCGGATGTCGGCGATCGCCTCCTCGACGTCGGCGCTGGCGAGCCCCGGGTCGTAGGAAGCGAAGTAGAGCCGGCCGAGCTCCTCGGCATCCTTGCTGCGCAGCTCCCTCACCGAGTACCCGGTCGGCAGCGGGCGGGGCGCCACCGTCTTCCCCACGTCGAGGATGAGCGTCAGGAGGTCGCTCACCCGGCCCCCTCGAGCTGCAACGCCGCCGGGCCGTCGGCGAGCAGGGAACGGAACCCCTGCTCGTCGAGCACTGGGACCCCGATCTCCAGAGCCTTCGCCAGCTTCGCCCCCGCCGCCTCGCCGGCGATCAGCGCCGTGGTCTTCTTCGACACGGACCCGGTGACCTTCCCGCCTCTCGCTTCGACCGCCAGCTTCGCCTCGTCGCGCGAGAAGCCTTCGAGGGTGCCGGTGACGACGATGCTGATGCCCTGGAGAGTCGCCTCGACCGGGCTCACTTCGACTGGGTCGGCGAGGCGCACCCCGGCCGCCCGCAGCTTCTCCACGAGGGCGACGTTGGCGTCGTCGTCCGCCCACTCCCTGACGGAGCGGGCGATCTCGATGCCGACCCCTTCGATCGAGGCGATCTCGTCCTCGCCGGCCGCCATCAGCCGGTCGAGCGAGCCGAAGCGCCTCGCCAGGGTCCTCGCAACCGTCCCGCCGACCATGCGGATGCCGAGCGCCGTGAGCAGGCGCGCCAGCGGGCGATCGCGTGCATCGTCGATGGCGCCGAGTAGCTTGCCGACCGAGACCTCCCCCCATCCATCGCGTCCCAGGAGGGTGGCGGCCTCGACCGAGAAGATGTCGGCGGGATCCCGGATGACTCCTTCCGACATGAGCATGTCGACCGTCTTGTACCCGAGACCCTCGATGTCCATCGCCCCCCTGGAGGCGAAGTGGAAGAGGTACTCCCTGAGCCGGCTGGGGCACTCGTAGCCGCCGGTGCAGTACGCCTTCGCCTCGCCCGGGCGCGTCACGATCGGGTTGCCGCAGAAAGGGCAGGTCGCAGGCATCCGCCACACCTTGGCCCTCTTCGGGCGCTTGGCGAGAATGGGACCGACGATCTCGGGGATCACGTCACCCGCCCTGCGCACGATGACCGTGTCGCCGACCCTGACGTCCTTGCGTTGCACCTCGCCCTCGTTGTGCAGCGTGGCATTCGTGACGGTCACCCCACCGACGAACACGGGGTCGAGAACCGCGTACGGGGTGACGGCGCCTGTGCGGCCCACGTTGATCGAGATCTTCTCGAGTGCCGTCGTCTTCTCCTCGGGGGGCAGCTTGTACGCCACCGCCCAACGGGGTGCCTTGGCGGTGAAGCCGGCGGCGTGCTGGTCGACGAGGGCGTCTGCCTTGATGACGACCCCGTCGATCTCGTAGTCGTACGAGTGGCGCTCGGCAAGGGCCTTCTCGACGAAGGATTCGACGTCCTCGATCGACACGACTTTGTTGCTGGCGGGGTTGACGGGCAGCCCCATGCCGCCGAGCCAGGCGATCTGCTCCGAGTGGGTCGGGAACGTGGGGCCCCCCCGTCGAAAGCCGACCTGGTACACCCAGATCGACAGCTTCCTGCCGGCGGTGACGGAAGGGTCCTTCTGGCGGACCGAGCCCGCCGCCGTGTTCCTCGGGTTCACATAGGGCCGCTCCCCGAGCTCGGCCTGCCTCTGGTTCAGCTCCTCGAACGCGGACACCGGCATGAAGATCTCACCGCGCACCTCCATGACCTCGGGAACGTCTCCCTCCAGCGTGTGCGGGATCGTGGTGATCGTCATGACGTTGGCGGTGACGTCCTCCCCCGTCACGCCGTCGCCCCGGGTGGCGCCTTGCACGAGGCGGCCCTTCTCGTACGTGAGCGACATCGCGAGACCGTCGATCTTGAGCTCGCACACGTAGCCGAGGGGCTCCCTGTCGAGCGCCCGCGACAGCCGATGCTGCCACGCCTCCAACTCTTCGAACGACACCACGTTGTCCAAGGAGAACATCCGCTCCCTGTGGCGGACCGGGGCGAACGTCGTGACGACCGGGGAGTCTCCGACCTGTTGGGTCGGTGAATCGACGGTGATCAACTCGGGATGGGCTTCCTCGATGGCTCGCAGGTCGCGGACCAGCTCGTCGTACTCGATGTCCGAGACCTCGGGGTCGTCGAGGGCGTGGTATCTGTGGTTGTGGTACGCGATCTGGGCGCGCAACTCCTCGGCCCGCTCCTCCACGGTGCTCATCGATCCTCCGCGGCGGCCGCGACTGCGGCCAGCATCTCGCGCCTCATGAGCCCGCTGAAAGGACCGACGAGCCGCCAGTACCGCCCGAACCTCACCCGCGAGACCTCATCCGTGCACTCGACCCTGGTTTCGGTCGCGAGCGTACTCACGCCGCCACCAGCCGGGCGGCACGAGAAGTTCCAGGCCACCTTGGCGTACCCGGGCTCGCCGAACGCCGCGAACGAGCCGGGCGCCACACGGACGATGCCGCCGCGCGGCTTCCACGGCCGGGCAATGAGACCGAGCACCAGCTCATGCGGTGGATCCTCTCCGAGCAGGAGAAAACCCCGCCCCAGGAAGCCGTCCACCGTGATCGGACCCCGGCGCCTCATGCCTCGCACGGCGAGCAGCGTGCGCACGACGGGCGAGCCGGCCAGGTCGAGCGTGCGCAAGCAGCCGTACACATCGTCGCACGGAGCAGCCACGTCGACGGCGTGCACGCTGCCGAAGGTTGGCGACGGGGCGAACTCGTCGATCAGCATCGAGCGCGGTGTCACTGCGTCGCCACCGTGGCGGTCAGCGAACCGACTCGACGATCGTTCCCCCACCGAGCACCTCTTCCCCCCGGTAGACAACTGCCGCCTGGCCGGGGGCGACACCCGGCTGC encodes:
- a CDS encoding aminotransferase class I/II-fold pyridoxal phosphate-dependent enzyme codes for the protein MDVNPVLERLGAYPIATIQERAHALRAAGGRVIDFSIGDPTEPTPELVVAALHDAVPEVSQYPLTAGTAELRRSISDYLKRRFGVSVDPDTQVMPTSGSKEAVFSAPLAFVDRDSAKRTIVYGTPGYPIYERGALFAGADTQPIVLGGDFVLRASDIDDAAWEGARMVWICTPHNPAGSVTNAGELADLVDRARASGALLCSDECYADVYEPAVYPDGPPSVLQVAGDGAPGVLAFFSCSKRSGMTGYRSGAMVGDPEAIAALKKLRTATGTASPDFVQAAAAAAWSDDAHAAKRRDVFAHKRAVLRTAFDEIGLTTVASNAGLYMWIEVGDDLAVTDRLLDGGVVVSPGRFFGEGGEGYVRLALVPSVEECADAVPVIQAALGP
- a CDS encoding GNAT family N-acetyltransferase encodes the protein MSDLLTLILDVGKTVAPRPLPTGYSVRELRSKDAEELGRLYFASYDPGLASADVEEAIADIRATFGGAYGDPWEEASLAATSGGDVVAAVLTVHRAPWDDTPRCPFVVEIFTDRAHRRRGVASHLLERCLAEVAAHEEARALALRVRSTNEAALALYSAFGFRRWGTAAPG
- the ligA gene encoding NAD-dependent DNA ligase LigA, which translates into the protein MSTVEERAEELRAQIAYHNHRYHALDDPEVSDIEYDELVRDLRAIEEAHPELITVDSPTQQVGDSPVVTTFAPVRHRERMFSLDNVVSFEELEAWQHRLSRALDREPLGYVCELKIDGLAMSLTYEKGRLVQGATRGDGVTGEDVTANVMTITTIPHTLEGDVPEVMEVRGEIFMPVSAFEELNQRQAELGERPYVNPRNTAAGSVRQKDPSVTAGRKLSIWVYQVGFRRGGPTFPTHSEQIAWLGGMGLPVNPASNKVVSIEDVESFVEKALAERHSYDYEIDGVVIKADALVDQHAAGFTAKAPRWAVAYKLPPEEKTTALEKISINVGRTGAVTPYAVLDPVFVGGVTVTNATLHNEGEVQRKDVRVGDTVIVRRAGDVIPEIVGPILAKRPKRAKVWRMPATCPFCGNPIVTRPGEAKAYCTGGYECPSRLREYLFHFASRGAMDIEGLGYKTVDMLMSEGVIRDPADIFSVEAATLLGRDGWGEVSVGKLLGAIDDARDRPLARLLTALGIRMVGGTVARTLARRFGSLDRLMAAGEDEIASIEGVGIEIARSVREWADDDANVALVEKLRAAGVRLADPVEVSPVEATLQGISIVVTGTLEGFSRDEAKLAVEARGGKVTGSVSKKTTALIAGEAAGAKLAKALEIGVPVLDEQGFRSLLADGPAALQLEGAG